A window of Candidatus Acidiferrales bacterium genomic DNA:
GCGGGCGAGTCCTGATCGGGGCTGACGGGGCGAACAGCAAGGTGGCGGCGCTCGCCGGCATGCGCCAGGGCTGGGGTGAAAAAGAAGCGGTGCTTTGCGCCAACGAAGACGTGCCGTATGCGCCCGAAAAGATCCGGGAGTTCTACGGCTCGCCCGATTCGGGCTCGCGCTGGCCCCGATTGTATCGGGGCTGGCCCATTCTGGTCGGGTTGCAGTTCGATGGTTTGACGGGCTACGGCTGGGTTTTTCCCAAGCCCGCGCACATCTGCGTGGGGATTGGCGGGCGCGTGCCGCGAGGCGAGCGGATCCAGGATTGGTATCGCCGCTTCCTGGAAGCCTCCAAACGAGCCGGCCTGATTCCCCCTGACCTTGCCTCCGAGGAAGTGCACTACGCGGTGGACCCGGCGGGGGCGGTGAACAAAGGCGGGTTGCTGGTGCGGGGTCGAGTCATGCTGGTTGGCGACGCCGGCGGATTTGTTTCCGGCACGACGGGAGAGGGAATCTATCCGGCCATGGAAAGCGCTCGAGTGGCGATGGAAGCGGTCGCCGGCGCTCACCAGGCGAGAGATTTCTCGGGCGAGCTGGCGGGATATCAGACGGCCTGGCGGCCACGGCTTGGCTCCTATTTGCGCGGTTTGCCGGGCGACCAGAAGCGCGAGGCGACTCTCCATCGCATGGAATGGATTTTTCGTTCGCCCCTTGCTGCGGGCGCCGCCGGACGGATTTTTCTTTACGGCGAATCGGTTGCGCGCGGTCTTTGGCGCTCGCTTATTGCTTGAGACTCGGACCTTTTCGGCTATCTGAAGAAGCGCAGCTTTTTATGTTATATTGAGCGGATTGCGGGGCAAGCGTCCGGCAGAGGGGTCGAGAACAAAGGAGCAGGTCGCATGGCGGCGCGGGATGAAGTTCGAGAGTTGATCGTGAAATCGTTTGTGGACATTGTCCGCTGCAACGAACGCAATCTGCCCATCCGCGAGCAGGACTTGATGTTGCTGGAAAGCCACCTGAACTGGGAACTGGCGCCGGAATCAGTCGAGCGCTGGGCGAGCGAGATGAAGATCAGCGAGCAAGACCTGAAGTTCTACAAGGAAATCTTCCAGCACTGCTACGAACACTTCACGGAAGACCTGAAGGAGCTGAA
This region includes:
- a CDS encoding NAD(P)/FAD-dependent oxidoreductase; this translates as MLPFYDIIVIGAGPAGSTAAKLAADRGWHTLLVDKARFPRHKTCASWVNRLAFERFPYLKASQERLVDCPFFGIRFWDAALKRKAEYAEARPSGYLTLRQKFDFGLKEIAVAAGAEFREGSGIAELKQDDNCVSIRLEGGEEFRGRVLIGADGANSKVAALAGMRQGWGEKEAVLCANEDVPYAPEKIREFYGSPDSGSRWPRLYRGWPILVGLQFDGLTGYGWVFPKPAHICVGIGGRVPRGERIQDWYRRFLEASKRAGLIPPDLASEEVHYAVDPAGAVNKGGLLVRGRVMLVGDAGGFVSGTTGEGIYPAMESARVAMEAVAGAHQARDFSGELAGYQTAWRPRLGSYLRGLPGDQKREATLHRMEWIFRSPLAAGAAGRIFLYGESVARGLWRSLIA